One segment of Pseudophryne corroboree isolate aPseCor3 chromosome 10, aPseCor3.hap2, whole genome shotgun sequence DNA contains the following:
- the LOC134966709 gene encoding uncharacterized protein LOC134966709 isoform X2 — protein MAGVLSCEYLVYGRVQATHEGKYIPPTNTKAYTSNVTDPIIISKGWLCSNTSATAAMNWLPSNSDAYVSDKLFPTVANERIPINTEAYVANEQIPINTKAYVANEQIPINTEAYVANEQIPINTKAYVANERIPINTKAYVANEQIPINTKAYVANEQIPINTEAYVANEQIPINTKAYVANEQIPINTEAYVANEQIPINTEAYVANERITINTKAYVANELIPINTKAYVANERVPINTEAYVANERFPIDTEAYVANERIPINTEAYVMNEQFPINTEAYVVNERIPINTEAYAVNERIPINTEAYVVNERIPINTKAYAVNERIPINTEAYVVNERIPINTKAYAVNERIPINTEAYVVNERIPIRTMAYVANEEFSISTGAYVSSPPFL, from the coding sequence atggctggagtcctgTCATGTGAATACCTGGTGTATGGCCGTGTACAAGCCACTCATGAAGggaagtacatcccgcccactaacACGAAGGCTTATACCTCCAATGTGACTGATCCCATCATCATCTCTAAGGGATGGCTTTGTAGTAACACCTCGGCTACTGCTGCCATGAACTGGCTGCCTAGCAACAGTGATGCCTATGTTTCCGATAAGCTGTTCCCCACTGTGGCGAATGAACGGATCCCAATTAACACTGAAGCCTACGTGGCGAATGAACAGATCCCTATTAACACTAAAGCCTACGTGGCGAATGAACAGATCCCTATTAACACCGAAGCCTACGTGGCGAATGAACAGATCCCTATTAACACTAAAGCCTATGTGGCGAATGAACGGATCCCTATTAACACTAAAGCCTATGTGGCGAATGAACAGATCCCTATTAACACTAAAGCCTACGTGGCGAATGAACAGATCCCAATTAACACTGAAGCCTACGTGGCGAATGAACAGATCCCTATTAACACTAAAGCCTACGTGGCGAATGAACAGATCCCTATTAACACCGAAGCCTACGTGGCGAATGAACAGATCCCTATTAACACCGAAGCCTATGTGGCGAATGAACGGATCACTATTAACACTAAAGCCTATGTGGCGAATGAACTGATCCCTATTAACACTAAAGCCTATGTGGCGAATGAACGGGTCCCCATTAATACTGAAGCCTACGTGGCGAATGAACGGTTCCCCATTGACACTGAAGCCTATGTGGCGAATGAACGAATTCCGATAAACACTGAAGCCTACGTGATGAATGAACAGTTCCCTATTAACACTGAAGCCTACGTGGTGAATGAACGGATCCCTATTAACACCGAAGCCTATGCGGTGAATGAACGGATCCCTATTAACACTGAAGCCTATGTGGTGAATGAACGGATCCCTATTAACACTAAAGCCTATGCGGTGAATGAACGGATCCCTATTAACACTGAAGCCTATGTGGTGAATGAACGGATCCCTATTAACACTAAAGCCTATGCGGTGAATGAACGGATCCCTATTAACACTGAAGCCTACGTGGTGAATGAACGGATCCCTATAAGAACCATGGCCTATGTGGCCAATGAGGAGTTCTCCATCAGTACTGGAGCTTATGTGTCCTCTCCACCCTTCCTGTGA
- the LOC134966709 gene encoding uncharacterized protein LOC134966709 isoform X1 yields the protein MNTGDRGFNNIGPELLRAPRMAGVLSCEYLVYGRVQATHEGKYIPPTNTKAYTSNVTDPIIISKGWLCSNTSATAAMNWLPSNSDAYVSDKLFPTVANERIPINTEAYVANEQIPINTKAYVANEQIPINTEAYVANEQIPINTKAYVANERIPINTKAYVANEQIPINTKAYVANEQIPINTEAYVANEQIPINTKAYVANEQIPINTEAYVANEQIPINTEAYVANERITINTKAYVANELIPINTKAYVANERVPINTEAYVANERFPIDTEAYVANERIPINTEAYVMNEQFPINTEAYVVNERIPINTEAYAVNERIPINTEAYVVNERIPINTKAYAVNERIPINTEAYVVNERIPINTKAYAVNERIPINTEAYVVNERIPIRTMAYVANEEFSISTGAYVSSPPFL from the coding sequence GATTCAATAACATTGGACCAGAGCTCCTCCGTGcccccagaatggctggagtcctgTCATGTGAATACCTGGTGTATGGCCGTGTACAAGCCACTCATGAAGggaagtacatcccgcccactaacACGAAGGCTTATACCTCCAATGTGACTGATCCCATCATCATCTCTAAGGGATGGCTTTGTAGTAACACCTCGGCTACTGCTGCCATGAACTGGCTGCCTAGCAACAGTGATGCCTATGTTTCCGATAAGCTGTTCCCCACTGTGGCGAATGAACGGATCCCAATTAACACTGAAGCCTACGTGGCGAATGAACAGATCCCTATTAACACTAAAGCCTACGTGGCGAATGAACAGATCCCTATTAACACCGAAGCCTACGTGGCGAATGAACAGATCCCTATTAACACTAAAGCCTATGTGGCGAATGAACGGATCCCTATTAACACTAAAGCCTATGTGGCGAATGAACAGATCCCTATTAACACTAAAGCCTACGTGGCGAATGAACAGATCCCAATTAACACTGAAGCCTACGTGGCGAATGAACAGATCCCTATTAACACTAAAGCCTACGTGGCGAATGAACAGATCCCTATTAACACCGAAGCCTACGTGGCGAATGAACAGATCCCTATTAACACCGAAGCCTATGTGGCGAATGAACGGATCACTATTAACACTAAAGCCTATGTGGCGAATGAACTGATCCCTATTAACACTAAAGCCTATGTGGCGAATGAACGGGTCCCCATTAATACTGAAGCCTACGTGGCGAATGAACGGTTCCCCATTGACACTGAAGCCTATGTGGCGAATGAACGAATTCCGATAAACACTGAAGCCTACGTGATGAATGAACAGTTCCCTATTAACACTGAAGCCTACGTGGTGAATGAACGGATCCCTATTAACACCGAAGCCTATGCGGTGAATGAACGGATCCCTATTAACACTGAAGCCTATGTGGTGAATGAACGGATCCCTATTAACACTAAAGCCTATGCGGTGAATGAACGGATCCCTATTAACACTGAAGCCTATGTGGTGAATGAACGGATCCCTATTAACACTAAAGCCTATGCGGTGAATGAACGGATCCCTATTAACACTGAAGCCTACGTGGTGAATGAACGGATCCCTATAAGAACCATGGCCTATGTGGCCAATGAGGAGTTCTCCATCAGTACTGGAGCTTATGTGTCCTCTCCACCCTTCCTGTGA